The genomic interval CGCGCACCGTCCAGGCCCATATGGCCCACATCTTCAGCAAGATGCAGGTGGGTTCGCGCACCGAGGCCGTGCTCGAAGCCCTCAAGCGCGGTTGGATTCACTTAGAAAGCATCACATAGACGACGTCTGGTACAAGAGAGTCCCTGCTCTCTTCACGAGAACAGGGACTCTGTAGTTATACAAAGGTATATCGAAGTCAGCGCGAGACGCAAATCAGGTCTTTGATCTTCTCAAAGGTCTTTTCGCCGATGCCACTCACCTCTTGGATGTCCTCGATGCGGGTGAAGGGGCCATGGGTCTGGCGGTAAGCGATGATGCGTTCCGCCAGCGCGGGGCCAATGCCAGGCAGGGTTTCCAACTCCGCCGCCGTGGCACGGTTGATGTCCACGCACGGTTCCCCTGCCGGGCTGGGGTTTGAGGGCATCAGGGCAGAAAGACCGACCTCTCCTTTCACGGGCACGTATACATGCTGCTGATGTTGTACACCCAGCGCCAA from Chloroflexota bacterium carries:
- a CDS encoding helix-hairpin-helix domain-containing protein, coding for MSQWQKRDQKWVTLIALLTLVYLIVLGIVVILLRRPTPAPITILPPPAANTPAIPQTLRVYISGAVAKPDVYELPGGSTVKDAITAAGGPTENADLDRINLALGVQHQQHVYVPVKGEVGLSALMPSNPSPAGEPCVDINRATAAELETLPGIGPALAERIIAYRQTHGPFTRIEDIQEVSGIGEKTFEKIKDLICVSR
- a CDS encoding response regulator transcription factor, coding for RTVQAHMAHIFSKMQVGSRTEAVLEALKRGWIHLESIT